One Paralichthys olivaceus isolate ysfri-2021 chromosome 21, ASM2471397v2, whole genome shotgun sequence genomic window carries:
- the mrtfab gene encoding myocardin related transcription factor Ab isoform X9, with the protein MVQRDMTILPVLQLKLQQRRTREELVSQGIMPPLKSPAAFHEQRRLLERARTEDYLKRKIRCRPERSELVRMHILEETLAEPSLQAKQLQLKRARLADNLNDKISHRPGPIELVHKNILSVTCSLQHSLLDSPKGAGGESSSLDEDSSDALSPDQPTNHDSPLSAVPQLSPPDALTQKEDISPTQFVTQAPPPPPPQGNGCASSPPPKLTNGTMLISASPRSTLGQVKARSSDRPPQRTKKTKDNKPKVKKLKYHQYIPPDQKADKELPPPMDSSYAKLLHQQQLFLQLQILSQQQQHYNYHTILPAPPKPPAEQSPTVNSGPSPSRSAPSTTTPAPSNQSTAGRQSQTAVGGAKPSTLPANLDEFKVAELKQELKLRGLTVSGTKNDLIERLRNYQEQNGGNAAVLKNAILQQAANSTASTSTSSPTTTAAPDHQLGESGFKLALSSLAHAVPGRVMRFGSTSSSPPMSPTPSERSLAGMSPDETSCNGDMFGEMVSSPLTQLTLHPSPQPSSNISPLSQPLSQVKEEMQSTCSQSTSSAASSQRPEPLSAGAMDSSSMDKDQMLQEKDKQIEELTKMLRQKQRLVETLRSQLEQGKVTGGVVVKREGIEKSKSAPEAKLPTLIKASAIQPPTLPNGTVVKVKREVESEEEMEGVTEEAQSKKLAQPMQCSQETLLRLQQIQRLQAEQQKQLQPPQQQQSLAQPQKVAEAKSNPQKQQQQKKEAQILLQQQQQLQQLIIQQTQQKQLQAQQKLAQQKLAQQKLAQQKPVQQSQLKQPPGQVQQSQPKNQVQLKQVQVQIQNQTVASQKPATTQIQQRKQLRAQQRQQQKQQTAAVATQQVAPVFINQQNSTPMQTQAISLDVLKANGTPTLVTDSNGNHYLIALTSPNTGTGGQNGVSPLAKTNGRITLQSIFQRLLSTPSKLPSSDSQSKEQVEAELVSEPIKKGQKAGLHLDTNGVPQPSLSVTAPPNLQPFFDDMSESESQSNLISSLKREELCPPYDRHTLFTPPSPKPNTSLPLQRSKQENGVNSQQMDDLFDILLKSGEIPGFKSNPDPSLAPLHSNPPSPSSPPSPLHLSPPTPTEPLISPQPCTGGGRLEDFLESTTGAPLLGVEPDGALTLIDDLHSQMLSTPSILDHPPTPMDTSDLGFSPHSTGLDFGDPTLDSMDWLDISMVGSSSGGSGGGRGGSGGGGGAGEGDGGTSLAPLAPHTPPSVFSADFLDSTDLQLHWESCL; encoded by the exons CACTGAAGAGCCCGGCAGCCTTTCACGAACAGCGGAGGCTTCTGGAGCGAGCAAGG ACCGAGGACTATCTGAAGAGGAAGATTCGGTGTCGTCCTGAGCGCTCCGAGCTGGTCAGGATGCACATTCTGGAGG AGACGTTGGCAGAGCCGTCTCTGCAGGCTAAGCAACTGCAGCTGAAGCGAGCGCGACTGGCCGACAACCTCAATGACAAGATCTCCCACAGACCGGGTCCCATCGAGCTGGTTCACAAAAACATCCTGTCAGTCACCTGCTCTCTGCAGCACTCACTGCTGG ATTCTCCAAAAGGAGCCGGGGGAGAGAGCTCGTCTCTAGACGAAGACAGCAGTGATGCTCTGTCGCCAGACCAGCCAACCAATCACGACTCTCCCCTGAGTGCCGTCCCTCAGCTGTCCCCCCCTGATGCTCTCACCCAGAAGGAGGACATTTCTCCCACACAG TTTGTTACTCAggcccctcctccacctcctccccaggGGAATGGCTGCGCCTCGTCCCCGCCCCCTAAATTGACAAATGGAACGATGTTGATTTCAGCAAGTCCCCGCTCCACTTTGGGACAGGTCAAG GCTCGGAGCTCAGATCGTCCTCCACAAAGAACCAAGAAAACAAAGGACAACAAACCCAAG gtgaagaAGCTGAAGTACCACCAGTACATCCCTCCAGACCAGAAGGCTGACAAGGAGCTTCCGCCGCCAATGGACTCATCCTATGCAAAGCtgctccaccagcagcagctcttcctgcagctgcagatcCTCAGCCAGCAACAGCAGCACTACAACTACCACACCATCCTGCCCGCCCCTCCCAA gCCTCCAGCCGAGCAGTCTCCCACAGTCAACTCTGGACCTTCCCCCTCCCGCAGCGCTCCCTCCACTACCACCCCGGCCCCTTCCAATCAGAGCACGGCTGGCCGTCAGAGCCAAACTGCAGTGGGAGGAGCCAAACCCAGCACTCTGCCAGCCAACTTGGATGAGTTCAAA GTCGCAGAGTTGAAACAGGAACTGAAATTACGTGGTCTGACCGTCTCTGGCACTAAGAACGATCTCATCGAGAGGCTCCGCAACTACCAGGAGCAAAATGGTGGCAACGCAGCTGTTTTGAAAAATGCAATATTGCAGCAGGCCGCTAACTCTACTGCTAGCACCAGCACATCCTCTCCGACCACAACTGCCGCCCCTGACCACCAGTTAGGAGAGAGCGGGTTTAAATTAGCTTTGTCCTCATTGGCTCATGCAGTTCCTGGGAGAGTCATGCGTTTTGGCAGCACCAGCTCCAGCCCGCCTATGTCGCCTACTCCATCTGAGAGGTCGTTGGCTGGGATGAGTCCGGATGAGACGAGCTGTAATGGAGACATGTTTGGAGAAATG GTGAGCTCTCCGTTAACTCAACTCACCCTGCACCCATCTCCTCAGCCCTCGTCAAACATCTCTCCACTCTCACAGCCACTCTCCCAGGTCAAAGAGGAAATGCAGAGCACATGCAGCCAGTCCACGTCTTCAGCTGCCTCGAGCCAGCGTCCAGAGCCCCTGTCAGCCGGAGCCATGGACTCGTCCTCTATGGATAAGGACCAGATGCTGCAGGAGAAGGACAAACAGATCGAGGAATTGACCAAGATGCTAAGACAGAAGCAGAGGCTAGTGGAGACCCTCAGGTCCCAGCTGGAGCAGGGCAAGGTGACTGGTGGAGTAGTGGTGAAGAGGGAAGGAATTGAGAAGAGCAAATCAGCCCCAGAGGCTAAACTTCCAACTCTAATAAAAGCCTCAGCCATTCAACCCCCGACTCTCCCTAACGGCACTGTGGTGAAAGTAAAGAGGGAGGTGGAGTCTGAGGAAGAAATGGAGGGAGTAACAGAAGAGGCGCAGTCAAAGAAGCTGGCCCAGCCGATGCAGTGCTCTCAGGAGACGCTGCTCAGGCTGCAGCAGATTCAGCGGCTGCAGGCAGAACAGCAGAAACAGCTACAACCACCCCAACAACAGCAAAGTCTGGCACAACCGCAGAAAGTAGCAGAGGCTAAATCAAACcctcaaaaacaacaacagcaaaagaAAGAAGCTCAAAtcctgctccagcagcagcagcagctccagcagctcatcATCCAGCAAACCCAGCAGAAACAGCTGCAGGCCCAGCAGAAGTTAGCACAGCAGAAACTGGCCCAGCAGAAACTCGCACAACAGAAGCCGGTGCAGCAGAGCCAGCTCAAACAACCTCCCGGGCAAGTTCAACAGAGCCAGCCGAAGAACCAAGTTCAGCTGAAGCAGGTTCAGGTGCAGATCCAGAACCAGACCGTGGCGAGCCAGAAGCCTGCAACGACCCAAATCCAGCAGAGGAAACAACTGAGGGctcagcagaggcagcagcagaaacagcagaCGGCAGCTGTTGCCACACAACAG GTGGCTCCAGTCTTCATCAACCAACAGAACAGCACTCCGATGCAAACTCAGGCCATTTCATTAGACGTCCTCAAGGCCAACGGCACACCCACACTGGTCACCGATAGCAACGGCAACCACTACCTGATCGCTCTCACCAGTCCCAACACAGGGACAGGCGGACAGAACGGAGTGTCTCCATTGGCCAAAACCAACGGACGCATCACACTGCAG TCCATATTTCAGAGATTACTGTCGACTCCGAGTAAACTCCCAAGCAGCGACAGCCAATCAAAAGAGCAGGTGGAGGCCGAGCTTGTGAGCGAGCCAATCAAAAAG GGACAGAAGGCGGGGCTTCACCTGGACACCAATGGCGTTCCACAACCCAGCCTGTCGGTCACTGCTCCTCCCAACCTGCAGCCTTTCTTCGACGACATGTCAGAGAGCGAAAGCCAAAGCAACCTAATCTCGTCTCTCAAG agagaggagttGTGTCCGCCTTACGACCGGCACACACTGttcacccctccctctcccaaACCCAacacctctcttcctcttcaacGCTCCAAA CAGGAGAACGGCGTGAACAGTCAGCAGATGGACGACCTGTTTGACATCCTGCTGAAGAGTGGAG AAATCCCTGGCTTCAAGTCCAACCCAGATCCTTCCCTTGCCCCTCTTCACTCCAACCCACCCTCTCCGTCCTCTCCCCCAtctcccctccacctctcccctCCCACGCCAACGGAGCCCCTCATCTCCCCTCAGCCTTGCACGGGCGGCGGACGCCTGGAGGACTTCCTGGAGAGCACCACAGGTGCTCCTCTGCTGGGCGTGGAGCCCGACGGCGCCCTGACGCTGATCGACGACCTCCACAGCCAAATGCTGAGCACGCCCAGCATCCTGGACCACCCTCCCACCCCCATGGACACGTCAGACCTGGGCTTCTCTCCCCACTCCACGGGGTTGGACTTTGGCGACCCCACCTTGGACAGCATGGACTGGCTGGACATCTCCATGGTGGGGAGCTCCAGTGGAGGGAGTGGGGGCGGCAGAGGgggcagtggaggaggaggcggagctgGCGAAGGAGATGGGGGAACGAGTCTGGCCCCGCTGGCGCCGCACACTCCGCCGAGCGTCTTCTCGGCTGATTTTCTGGACAGCACGGACCTGCAGCTGCACTGGGAGTCGTGTTTGTAG
- the mrtfab gene encoding myocardin related transcription factor Ab isoform X13, producing the protein MPPLKSPAAFHEQRRLLERARTEDYLKRKIRCRPERSELVRMHILEETLAEPSLQAKQLQLKRARLADNLNDKISHRPGPIELVHKNILSVTCSLQHSLLDSPKGAGGESSSLDEDSSDALSPDQPTNHDSPLSAVPQLSPPDALTQKEDISPTQFVTQAPPPPPPQGNGCASSPPPKLTNGTMLISASPRSTLGQVKARSSDRPPQRTKKTKDNKPKVKKLKYHQYIPPDQKADKELPPPMDSSYAKLLHQQQLFLQLQILSQQQQHYNYHTILPAPPKPPAEQSPTVNSGPSPSRSAPSTTTPAPSNQSTAGRQSQTAVGGAKPSTLPANLDEFKVAELKQELKLRGLTVSGTKNDLIERLRNYQEQNGGNAAVLKNAILQQAANSTASTSTSSPTTTAAPDHQLGESGFKLALSSLAHAVPGRVMRFGSTSSSPPMSPTPSERSLAGMSPDETSCNGDMFGEMVSSPLTQLTLHPSPQPSSNISPLSQPLSQVKEEMQSTCSQSTSSAASSQRPEPLSAGAMDSSSMDKDQMLQEKDKQIEELTKMLRQKQRLVETLRSQLEQGKVTGGVVVKREGIEKSKSAPEAKLPTLIKASAIQPPTLPNGTVVKVKREVESEEEMEGVTEEAQSKKLAQPMQCSQETLLRLQQIQRLQAEQQKQLQPPQQQQSLAQPQKVAEAKSNPQKQQQQKKEAQILLQQQQQLQQLIIQQTQQKQLQAQQKLAQQKLAQQKLAQQKPVQQSQLKQPPGQVQQSQPKNQVQLKQVQVQIQNQTVASQKPATTQIQQRKQLRAQQRQQQKQQTAAVATQQVAPVFINQQNSTPMQTQAISLDVLKANGTPTLVTDSNGNHYLIALTSPNTGTGGQNGVSPLAKTNGRITLQGQKAGLHLDTNGVPQPSLSVTAPPNLQPFFDDMSESESQSNLISSLKENGVNSQQMDDLFDILLKSGEIPGFKSNPDPSLAPLHSNPPSPSSPPSPLHLSPPTPTEPLISPQPCTGGGRLEDFLESTTGAPLLGVEPDGALTLIDDLHSQMLSTPSILDHPPTPMDTSDLGFSPHSTGLDFGDPTLDSMDWLDISMVGSSSGGSGGGRGGSGGGGGAGEGDGGTSLAPLAPHTPPSVFSADFLDSTDLQLHWESCL; encoded by the exons CACTGAAGAGCCCGGCAGCCTTTCACGAACAGCGGAGGCTTCTGGAGCGAGCAAGG ACCGAGGACTATCTGAAGAGGAAGATTCGGTGTCGTCCTGAGCGCTCCGAGCTGGTCAGGATGCACATTCTGGAGG AGACGTTGGCAGAGCCGTCTCTGCAGGCTAAGCAACTGCAGCTGAAGCGAGCGCGACTGGCCGACAACCTCAATGACAAGATCTCCCACAGACCGGGTCCCATCGAGCTGGTTCACAAAAACATCCTGTCAGTCACCTGCTCTCTGCAGCACTCACTGCTGG ATTCTCCAAAAGGAGCCGGGGGAGAGAGCTCGTCTCTAGACGAAGACAGCAGTGATGCTCTGTCGCCAGACCAGCCAACCAATCACGACTCTCCCCTGAGTGCCGTCCCTCAGCTGTCCCCCCCTGATGCTCTCACCCAGAAGGAGGACATTTCTCCCACACAG TTTGTTACTCAggcccctcctccacctcctccccaggGGAATGGCTGCGCCTCGTCCCCGCCCCCTAAATTGACAAATGGAACGATGTTGATTTCAGCAAGTCCCCGCTCCACTTTGGGACAGGTCAAG GCTCGGAGCTCAGATCGTCCTCCACAAAGAACCAAGAAAACAAAGGACAACAAACCCAAG gtgaagaAGCTGAAGTACCACCAGTACATCCCTCCAGACCAGAAGGCTGACAAGGAGCTTCCGCCGCCAATGGACTCATCCTATGCAAAGCtgctccaccagcagcagctcttcctgcagctgcagatcCTCAGCCAGCAACAGCAGCACTACAACTACCACACCATCCTGCCCGCCCCTCCCAA gCCTCCAGCCGAGCAGTCTCCCACAGTCAACTCTGGACCTTCCCCCTCCCGCAGCGCTCCCTCCACTACCACCCCGGCCCCTTCCAATCAGAGCACGGCTGGCCGTCAGAGCCAAACTGCAGTGGGAGGAGCCAAACCCAGCACTCTGCCAGCCAACTTGGATGAGTTCAAA GTCGCAGAGTTGAAACAGGAACTGAAATTACGTGGTCTGACCGTCTCTGGCACTAAGAACGATCTCATCGAGAGGCTCCGCAACTACCAGGAGCAAAATGGTGGCAACGCAGCTGTTTTGAAAAATGCAATATTGCAGCAGGCCGCTAACTCTACTGCTAGCACCAGCACATCCTCTCCGACCACAACTGCCGCCCCTGACCACCAGTTAGGAGAGAGCGGGTTTAAATTAGCTTTGTCCTCATTGGCTCATGCAGTTCCTGGGAGAGTCATGCGTTTTGGCAGCACCAGCTCCAGCCCGCCTATGTCGCCTACTCCATCTGAGAGGTCGTTGGCTGGGATGAGTCCGGATGAGACGAGCTGTAATGGAGACATGTTTGGAGAAATG GTGAGCTCTCCGTTAACTCAACTCACCCTGCACCCATCTCCTCAGCCCTCGTCAAACATCTCTCCACTCTCACAGCCACTCTCCCAGGTCAAAGAGGAAATGCAGAGCACATGCAGCCAGTCCACGTCTTCAGCTGCCTCGAGCCAGCGTCCAGAGCCCCTGTCAGCCGGAGCCATGGACTCGTCCTCTATGGATAAGGACCAGATGCTGCAGGAGAAGGACAAACAGATCGAGGAATTGACCAAGATGCTAAGACAGAAGCAGAGGCTAGTGGAGACCCTCAGGTCCCAGCTGGAGCAGGGCAAGGTGACTGGTGGAGTAGTGGTGAAGAGGGAAGGAATTGAGAAGAGCAAATCAGCCCCAGAGGCTAAACTTCCAACTCTAATAAAAGCCTCAGCCATTCAACCCCCGACTCTCCCTAACGGCACTGTGGTGAAAGTAAAGAGGGAGGTGGAGTCTGAGGAAGAAATGGAGGGAGTAACAGAAGAGGCGCAGTCAAAGAAGCTGGCCCAGCCGATGCAGTGCTCTCAGGAGACGCTGCTCAGGCTGCAGCAGATTCAGCGGCTGCAGGCAGAACAGCAGAAACAGCTACAACCACCCCAACAACAGCAAAGTCTGGCACAACCGCAGAAAGTAGCAGAGGCTAAATCAAACcctcaaaaacaacaacagcaaaagaAAGAAGCTCAAAtcctgctccagcagcagcagcagctccagcagctcatcATCCAGCAAACCCAGCAGAAACAGCTGCAGGCCCAGCAGAAGTTAGCACAGCAGAAACTGGCCCAGCAGAAACTCGCACAACAGAAGCCGGTGCAGCAGAGCCAGCTCAAACAACCTCCCGGGCAAGTTCAACAGAGCCAGCCGAAGAACCAAGTTCAGCTGAAGCAGGTTCAGGTGCAGATCCAGAACCAGACCGTGGCGAGCCAGAAGCCTGCAACGACCCAAATCCAGCAGAGGAAACAACTGAGGGctcagcagaggcagcagcagaaacagcagaCGGCAGCTGTTGCCACACAACAG GTGGCTCCAGTCTTCATCAACCAACAGAACAGCACTCCGATGCAAACTCAGGCCATTTCATTAGACGTCCTCAAGGCCAACGGCACACCCACACTGGTCACCGATAGCAACGGCAACCACTACCTGATCGCTCTCACCAGTCCCAACACAGGGACAGGCGGACAGAACGGAGTGTCTCCATTGGCCAAAACCAACGGACGCATCACACTGCAG GGACAGAAGGCGGGGCTTCACCTGGACACCAATGGCGTTCCACAACCCAGCCTGTCGGTCACTGCTCCTCCCAACCTGCAGCCTTTCTTCGACGACATGTCAGAGAGCGAAAGCCAAAGCAACCTAATCTCGTCTCTCAAG GAGAACGGCGTGAACAGTCAGCAGATGGACGACCTGTTTGACATCCTGCTGAAGAGTGGAG AAATCCCTGGCTTCAAGTCCAACCCAGATCCTTCCCTTGCCCCTCTTCACTCCAACCCACCCTCTCCGTCCTCTCCCCCAtctcccctccacctctcccctCCCACGCCAACGGAGCCCCTCATCTCCCCTCAGCCTTGCACGGGCGGCGGACGCCTGGAGGACTTCCTGGAGAGCACCACAGGTGCTCCTCTGCTGGGCGTGGAGCCCGACGGCGCCCTGACGCTGATCGACGACCTCCACAGCCAAATGCTGAGCACGCCCAGCATCCTGGACCACCCTCCCACCCCCATGGACACGTCAGACCTGGGCTTCTCTCCCCACTCCACGGGGTTGGACTTTGGCGACCCCACCTTGGACAGCATGGACTGGCTGGACATCTCCATGGTGGGGAGCTCCAGTGGAGGGAGTGGGGGCGGCAGAGGgggcagtggaggaggaggcggagctgGCGAAGGAGATGGGGGAACGAGTCTGGCCCCGCTGGCGCCGCACACTCCGCCGAGCGTCTTCTCGGCTGATTTTCTGGACAGCACGGACCTGCAGCTGCACTGGGAGTCGTGTTTGTAG
- the mrtfab gene encoding myocardin related transcription factor Ab isoform X8: MEVSGTPGFARSPQSEAVANDLQELSLQPAPNLLPLQERKNVLQLKLQQRRTREELVSQGIMPPLKSPAAFHEQRRLLERARTEDYLKRKIRCRPERSELVRMHILEETLAEPSLQAKQLQLKRARLADNLNDKISHRPGPIELVHKNILSVTCSLQHSLLDSPKGAGGESSSLDEDSSDALSPDQPTNHDSPLSAVPQLSPPDALTQKEDISPTQFVTQAPPPPPPQGNGCASSPPPKLTNGTMLISASPRSTLGQVKARSSDRPPQRTKKTKDNKPKVKKLKYHQYIPPDQKADKELPPPMDSSYAKLLHQQQLFLQLQILSQQQQHYNYHTILPAPPKPPAEQSPTVNSGPSPSRSAPSTTTPAPSNQSTAGRQSQTAVGGAKPSTLPANLDEFKVAELKQELKLRGLTVSGTKNDLIERLRNYQEQNGGNAAVLKNAILQQAANSTASTSTSSPTTTAAPDHQLGESGFKLALSSLAHAVPGRVMRFGSTSSSPPMSPTPSERSLAGMSPDETSCNGDMFGEMVSSPLTQLTLHPSPQPSSNISPLSQPLSQVKEEMQSTCSQSTSSAASSQRPEPLSAGAMDSSSMDKDQMLQEKDKQIEELTKMLRQKQRLVETLRSQLEQGKVTGGVVVKREGIEKSKSAPEAKLPTLIKASAIQPPTLPNGTVVKVKREVESEEEMEGVTEEAQSKKLAQPMQCSQETLLRLQQIQRLQAEQQKQLQPPQQQQSLAQPQKVAEAKSNPQKQQQQKKEAQILLQQQQQLQQLIIQQTQQKQLQAQQKLAQQKLAQQKLAQQKPVQQSQLKQPPGQVQQSQPKNQVQLKQVQVQIQNQTVASQKPATTQIQQRKQLRAQQRQQQKQQTAAVATQQVAPVFINQQNSTPMQTQAISLDVLKANGTPTLVTDSNGNHYLIALTSPNTGTGGQNGVSPLAKTNGRITLQSIFQRLLSTPSKLPSSDSQSKEQVEAELVSEPIKKGQKAGLHLDTNGVPQPSLSVTAPPNLQPFFDDMSESESQSNLISSLKQENGVNSQQMDDLFDILLKSGEIPGFKSNPDPSLAPLHSNPPSPSSPPSPLHLSPPTPTEPLISPQPCTGGGRLEDFLESTTGAPLLGVEPDGALTLIDDLHSQMLSTPSILDHPPTPMDTSDLGFSPHSTGLDFGDPTLDSMDWLDISMVGSSSGGSGGGRGGSGGGGGAGEGDGGTSLAPLAPHTPPSVFSADFLDSTDLQLHWESCL; encoded by the exons CACTGAAGAGCCCGGCAGCCTTTCACGAACAGCGGAGGCTTCTGGAGCGAGCAAGG ACCGAGGACTATCTGAAGAGGAAGATTCGGTGTCGTCCTGAGCGCTCCGAGCTGGTCAGGATGCACATTCTGGAGG AGACGTTGGCAGAGCCGTCTCTGCAGGCTAAGCAACTGCAGCTGAAGCGAGCGCGACTGGCCGACAACCTCAATGACAAGATCTCCCACAGACCGGGTCCCATCGAGCTGGTTCACAAAAACATCCTGTCAGTCACCTGCTCTCTGCAGCACTCACTGCTGG ATTCTCCAAAAGGAGCCGGGGGAGAGAGCTCGTCTCTAGACGAAGACAGCAGTGATGCTCTGTCGCCAGACCAGCCAACCAATCACGACTCTCCCCTGAGTGCCGTCCCTCAGCTGTCCCCCCCTGATGCTCTCACCCAGAAGGAGGACATTTCTCCCACACAG TTTGTTACTCAggcccctcctccacctcctccccaggGGAATGGCTGCGCCTCGTCCCCGCCCCCTAAATTGACAAATGGAACGATGTTGATTTCAGCAAGTCCCCGCTCCACTTTGGGACAGGTCAAG GCTCGGAGCTCAGATCGTCCTCCACAAAGAACCAAGAAAACAAAGGACAACAAACCCAAG gtgaagaAGCTGAAGTACCACCAGTACATCCCTCCAGACCAGAAGGCTGACAAGGAGCTTCCGCCGCCAATGGACTCATCCTATGCAAAGCtgctccaccagcagcagctcttcctgcagctgcagatcCTCAGCCAGCAACAGCAGCACTACAACTACCACACCATCCTGCCCGCCCCTCCCAA gCCTCCAGCCGAGCAGTCTCCCACAGTCAACTCTGGACCTTCCCCCTCCCGCAGCGCTCCCTCCACTACCACCCCGGCCCCTTCCAATCAGAGCACGGCTGGCCGTCAGAGCCAAACTGCAGTGGGAGGAGCCAAACCCAGCACTCTGCCAGCCAACTTGGATGAGTTCAAA GTCGCAGAGTTGAAACAGGAACTGAAATTACGTGGTCTGACCGTCTCTGGCACTAAGAACGATCTCATCGAGAGGCTCCGCAACTACCAGGAGCAAAATGGTGGCAACGCAGCTGTTTTGAAAAATGCAATATTGCAGCAGGCCGCTAACTCTACTGCTAGCACCAGCACATCCTCTCCGACCACAACTGCCGCCCCTGACCACCAGTTAGGAGAGAGCGGGTTTAAATTAGCTTTGTCCTCATTGGCTCATGCAGTTCCTGGGAGAGTCATGCGTTTTGGCAGCACCAGCTCCAGCCCGCCTATGTCGCCTACTCCATCTGAGAGGTCGTTGGCTGGGATGAGTCCGGATGAGACGAGCTGTAATGGAGACATGTTTGGAGAAATG GTGAGCTCTCCGTTAACTCAACTCACCCTGCACCCATCTCCTCAGCCCTCGTCAAACATCTCTCCACTCTCACAGCCACTCTCCCAGGTCAAAGAGGAAATGCAGAGCACATGCAGCCAGTCCACGTCTTCAGCTGCCTCGAGCCAGCGTCCAGAGCCCCTGTCAGCCGGAGCCATGGACTCGTCCTCTATGGATAAGGACCAGATGCTGCAGGAGAAGGACAAACAGATCGAGGAATTGACCAAGATGCTAAGACAGAAGCAGAGGCTAGTGGAGACCCTCAGGTCCCAGCTGGAGCAGGGCAAGGTGACTGGTGGAGTAGTGGTGAAGAGGGAAGGAATTGAGAAGAGCAAATCAGCCCCAGAGGCTAAACTTCCAACTCTAATAAAAGCCTCAGCCATTCAACCCCCGACTCTCCCTAACGGCACTGTGGTGAAAGTAAAGAGGGAGGTGGAGTCTGAGGAAGAAATGGAGGGAGTAACAGAAGAGGCGCAGTCAAAGAAGCTGGCCCAGCCGATGCAGTGCTCTCAGGAGACGCTGCTCAGGCTGCAGCAGATTCAGCGGCTGCAGGCAGAACAGCAGAAACAGCTACAACCACCCCAACAACAGCAAAGTCTGGCACAACCGCAGAAAGTAGCAGAGGCTAAATCAAACcctcaaaaacaacaacagcaaaagaAAGAAGCTCAAAtcctgctccagcagcagcagcagctccagcagctcatcATCCAGCAAACCCAGCAGAAACAGCTGCAGGCCCAGCAGAAGTTAGCACAGCAGAAACTGGCCCAGCAGAAACTCGCACAACAGAAGCCGGTGCAGCAGAGCCAGCTCAAACAACCTCCCGGGCAAGTTCAACAGAGCCAGCCGAAGAACCAAGTTCAGCTGAAGCAGGTTCAGGTGCAGATCCAGAACCAGACCGTGGCGAGCCAGAAGCCTGCAACGACCCAAATCCAGCAGAGGAAACAACTGAGGGctcagcagaggcagcagcagaaacagcagaCGGCAGCTGTTGCCACACAACAG GTGGCTCCAGTCTTCATCAACCAACAGAACAGCACTCCGATGCAAACTCAGGCCATTTCATTAGACGTCCTCAAGGCCAACGGCACACCCACACTGGTCACCGATAGCAACGGCAACCACTACCTGATCGCTCTCACCAGTCCCAACACAGGGACAGGCGGACAGAACGGAGTGTCTCCATTGGCCAAAACCAACGGACGCATCACACTGCAG TCCATATTTCAGAGATTACTGTCGACTCCGAGTAAACTCCCAAGCAGCGACAGCCAATCAAAAGAGCAGGTGGAGGCCGAGCTTGTGAGCGAGCCAATCAAAAAG GGACAGAAGGCGGGGCTTCACCTGGACACCAATGGCGTTCCACAACCCAGCCTGTCGGTCACTGCTCCTCCCAACCTGCAGCCTTTCTTCGACGACATGTCAGAGAGCGAAAGCCAAAGCAACCTAATCTCGTCTCTCAAG CAGGAGAACGGCGTGAACAGTCAGCAGATGGACGACCTGTTTGACATCCTGCTGAAGAGTGGAG AAATCCCTGGCTTCAAGTCCAACCCAGATCCTTCCCTTGCCCCTCTTCACTCCAACCCACCCTCTCCGTCCTCTCCCCCAtctcccctccacctctcccctCCCACGCCAACGGAGCCCCTCATCTCCCCTCAGCCTTGCACGGGCGGCGGACGCCTGGAGGACTTCCTGGAGAGCACCACAGGTGCTCCTCTGCTGGGCGTGGAGCCCGACGGCGCCCTGACGCTGATCGACGACCTCCACAGCCAAATGCTGAGCACGCCCAGCATCCTGGACCACCCTCCCACCCCCATGGACACGTCAGACCTGGGCTTCTCTCCCCACTCCACGGGGTTGGACTTTGGCGACCCCACCTTGGACAGCATGGACTGGCTGGACATCTCCATGGTGGGGAGCTCCAGTGGAGGGAGTGGGGGCGGCAGAGGgggcagtggaggaggaggcggagctgGCGAAGGAGATGGGGGAACGAGTCTGGCCCCGCTGGCGCCGCACACTCCGCCGAGCGTCTTCTCGGCTGATTTTCTGGACAGCACGGACCTGCAGCTGCACTGGGAGTCGTGTTTGTAG